Within the Acinonyx jubatus isolate Ajub_Pintada_27869175 chromosome E4, VMU_Ajub_asm_v1.0, whole genome shotgun sequence genome, the region TAACGTATGGTTTTGTGGAGTAGAAGTCAGGTTTAGCTGGGCTTTCAGGTCCCTTTTAAAAGCTTAGagtttgttggggcgcctgggtggctcagtcggttgagcggccgacttcggctcaggtcatgatcttgcggtccatgagttcgagccccgcgtcgggctctgtgctgacggctcggagcctggagcctgtttccgattctgtgtctccctctctctgaccctcccccgttcatgctctgtctctctctgtctcaaaaataaataaacgttaaaaaaaaaattaaaaaaaaaaatcttagagttTGTAGTTCCATTaggaaacttgattttttttttttaatgtttgtttatttttgagagagagagcgagcacgggagaggcagagagaggaagagagagagaatctcaagcaggctccacactgtcagcacagagcccgttgcggggctcagactcatgaaccatgagatcatgacctgagctgaagtcaagagctggacgcttaactgactgagccacccaagtgcccctaggcagtgtgtgtgtgtgtgtgtgtgtgtgtgtgtgtgtgtgtgagagagagagagagagagagagagagcgcgagcgagcgcgAGAGGGAGATTGATATTGGGGCATACAGGCTAGTATAATTTCATGACTGTCTTAGAACGTGGCCATTTTTGGAAACTGTGGTAAACTACACACAACATAAATTACAACGtaaaacttaccatcttaaccattcttAAGTGTACAGTTGAGTGATATTAAGGACATTCACGCTACTGTGTAGCGATCACCACCATGTATCTCCAGAGcctttttcatcttgcagaactgaaacgCCACTTTTTTACCAAGGACTTCTGTTCCTTGCtccttctccagcccctggcagccatcaCCCTACTTTCTGTCCCTCTAGATTTGGCCACGCTAGGTACCTCCTGTAAGTGgactcatatggtatttgtctttttgtgcctAGCTTATATCACTTAACCTGATGGCCTGAAGTTATATCACTTAGCCTGATGGCCTGACGATTCCTTCATGCACAGCGCAGGCCAGAATTCCCCTCCTTCTTGTGGCTGAATACGGTTCCATCGTATATATGCACCACCTCTTGTGTTCCCACTCGTGTGTTGATGGATACTttggttgcttccaccttttgactattgtgaataacactaaacattctattttaagaaaaggtTAAGGCACGGTCctttatttgaagaattaaaaggCAGTACCCGTTAATCAGGTTGAATACACGAGAacagaaatgtttatatttatacccAGCTTTAGAAATGGAAGCCAGATCTAATTACTCGAAGTTTCCAGAatacttaactttcttttttccctttcaactTTAGATTTTGGTCCTAAAAACAGATTCTCAGGATCTTGTTGCTTCCTTCAGAGTAACAACTGGAACAAGCAATACCACAGCTATTAAGTCAATAGAGTTTGCCCGGAAGGGGAGGTGAGACCTTGTCTTTTTAGGGACAGTTTTAAAAGTGAGTAGAATGCAAACATACATTGAGATTCACAGTTTTTGTGTATATTATGCgtacatttttaagaaagtttacttaaaaagtaaTCAAACTGTCAGTATCTGGTTCTTAAGTCCATAAAATGTTCCGCATTGAACCAGCAGTCACTTCTTCTTTCTCTGGAGGTTGTCGGGCAGTCCTTTTACAGAAAAGATATCTGGGTGGTATGTGCTTAGACctacagtgtctggcacatggtaagcactgGGCAAAGTCAGCTCTTCTTATAATCAGAATTGATGTCACAGAATTCACATAGTAATTGAACATACATTCTATTTACATAAAGTctgtttacctttttaatgtcAGGTGTTTTTCTGGTAAGTTTGGTTACCCAGCTAGAAGTAGGTAGGTCACAGAAACGACAAGAATCAGGTTGTCAGTGTCAGGAAGAGAGGTGACAGTCCTCCTGTTTTGTGTAGGACCATTCGTGTGTACTTTGAGGACATTGATGTTCAGTATTCTCTTGAATTAAGAAAAGGTTGGTGAAATCTGTAAGAAGGTAGTGAGATAACTTCTATGTTAGATTTCCAGCGTCACTATAGTaaaaatttgaacattttaagaTGACAGATTTAGTTTATTAACTCATTAGGAAGAATACGTTATGTACAAAACAGGCCAGGAAAATGAAGTATTCACATACATCTATCAGTTGGTGAATTCAGCAAGCTGGTTTCAGTTTAGAGGTCTTGGATTTCAGTCAAACACTGAAGATTAGTTGGTGCGTATAGGGTTCAGGGATACACGCAGAGTATACAACATATTTtcacttcaaattatattttggTTTGGAAGGTGATAGGTAAATACATAAGTACTCTAGCCTATCACTGAGTCTCTTCTCAGTTTATTAGTTGTCTTATGGTACCGTTCTAAGTAACGGGTAGTAACGGAAAATGTTAACAGAAGCAGATTTATGACCTTCGGTGTtgatatttttatcctttctctagTTGCTTTTTAATTAACACAGCAGATCGGATAATCCGGGTTTATGATGGCAGAGAAATCTTAACTTGCGGAAGAGATGGAGAGCCTGAACCTATGCAGAAATTACAGGACTTGGTAAATAGGTACGTCTCATAACCTGGGAGACTATGGGACAGTTCATGACCTGGGCTCAGCTTCTGGTTCTCCTTGGGTACTTTCTTTGTCCTTCAGAACCCCGTGGAAGAAATGTTGTTTCTCTGGGGATGGAGAATACATAGTGGCCGGTTCAGCCCGGCAGCACGCCTTGTACATCTGGGAGAAGAGCATTGGCAACCTGGTGAAGATTCTCCATGGCACGAGAGGAGAGCTCCTCTTGGATGTAGCTGTGAGTAAAAGGAGAGGTTGCTGTCGTCACTGACGTGCAACACATCATCTCGGATCCATTCTTAGAGccgatttttctttccttccttaaattTAGTGGCATCCTGTTCGACCCATCATAGCATCCATTTCAAGTGGAGTGGTATCTATCTGGGCACAAAATCAAGTAGTAAGTCTTTTTCTGGTTTAATTGCTTTGAAGCTAGACACCCTTTCTTTATATCCAAGAACCTTACAGTTAGTAAGCTAAAAATGAcctgtttaatttcttttgcatgtgcttCTTGTAACTTAATTAAATATAGATgcagttttgctttattttggtgGGAGAGATTTAGCCCAAAGCTGATTTACTAGCTCTGTTTTCAGGGAGAAAGCCTgttgtatttttctgttactcACCTGAGAGAGAGTTCTCTTTTGCTCTTCTTACTTTCAGCTCAGTTAGTTTCTGTTTTACTTCCCGGTTTTATTTTGAATACCTTTACTTTGTAATTTGCATACCCCTAAGAAAATGTTAACGTTTTACCCGATCATTTCATCCTAAGAAGATTAAAGATGACGGTTCTTATGGAAGAACTCTGGTTAATAAGAGAATGTTTAAGATTGAAATACCTTAAGATAATAAAACCTTACACATACCTGATTTTTATTATCTGCCAGGTTTGATCTCCGAGTTCTGCGTCTCTTACATCCTCCGATCTTTCACTTATATCAGTAACGTGTAGCTCATAGACTGCTGCTGTCTCATGTGGTTAAGTAGTGTATTTTGTCTGTGGCGTAGGAAAATTGGAGTGCATTTGCCCCAGACTTCAAGGAGTTGGATGAAAATGTAGAATATGAGGAAAGGGAATCAGAGTTTGATATTGAAGATGAAGATAAGAGTGAGCCTGAGCAGACGGGTAAGGTTTCTTGACTGcagtctctttttctttaagctcacacagttttttgttttttgttttttaatttttttttaatgtttttatttatttttgagacagagagagacagagcatgagcaggggaggggcagagagagagggagacacagaatccaaagcaggttccaggctctgagctgtcagcacagagcccgacgcagggcttgaactcacggactgtgagatcatgacctgagccgaagtcggatgcccaaccgactgagccacccaggcgccccaagctcaCACAGTTTTGACGGTGTTTCAAGAGTCTTTCGGTGGTAGGCACTGACGGAGGGCTTCCATGGGCATCTTTCATTTTTCCTAGGGTTCCACAGCACTCCTaccatttctgtgtgtgtttcctgaTTAATTGCACATGGTTAAATGAGGATTTACATGCAGCACCTAGCAGTGCTCGGCATGGGGGTGGAAATTCagcatatatttgttgaatgattaagTATACTGAACTatttggttttttctttgtttctctggaaTTTTAGTGTATGGATATCATTAGGCTGCAAGTAAAAAGCAGTTTTATACTTCTTCTCATACCTCCACTGTGTTTTTCTCCTGCAGGGGCTGATGCTGCAGAGGATGAGGAAGTGGATGTCACCAGTGTGGACCCTATTGCTGCCTTCTGTAGCAGGTGAGCCACCTCTGCATGTGAGACCTCAGGGTGCTGCTgctcctgctccccctcctcctggctgttctGTCAGCCTTCATTCATTAGTTCAAAATGATAACGTCTTTGGTGTACAAGAAATCCCATCCCTGTTTCCCtgatagagaatcttaagaaaaattgaaataattcatttatgCTGTTTATTTTTACGACTGATTTTATTATCAGTATAGTCAGATTTCCCTTAACTCATCTTGGCTTTCTTAAAGTTCTAGATCCATACCTGTTGCTTATGGTTAATATAGGTGATTCTGCCCTAGAGGAAGGGTTCATGGTTTAAGCAACTGTCTCCTCTTTTTTCCAATCCCTTGGCTGATCCTGTTCCAAATAGTGATGAAGAGCTGGAAGATTCAAAGGCTCTATTATATTTACCCATTGCCCCTGAGGTAGAAGATCCGGAAGAAAATCCTTATGGCCCCCCACCGGATGCGGTCCAAACCTCCCTGATGGATGAAGGGGCTAGTTCAGAGAAGAAGAGGCAGTCTTCAGCAGATGGGTCCCAGCCACCTAAGAAGAAACCCAAAACAACCAATATAGAACTTCAAGGAGTACCCAATGATGGTAAGAGCTGCGTCTTGCCCCTGTTGCCGAACAGACATCACTGTTTCCTCTCCAGCGTAGTCTGGTCATTTCCTATTTGAGGGATTTTACCTTGAAGGAAGTTTCCCAtgagtctttctcttttctttcctttctttttctttttaatcgcGCCTTCCAGCTTGGTAATGATTTCatcttcttttgcttctcttttaaaTCAGAGATTATGCCTTCTAGTACTTGGCCTAAGTGACAGCTTTCCATCCCCTGACATCTGGCTCAGAGTGCTTCATTACaccattcttctttttccctgTGGAGTGGTGTCACTAGGTGGTAAAGTACTAGTCAGGCCTGGATAATCTTTGCATTCTTCCTGCCTACCTTTGCAGTCGGACTCCGGAAGCCTTTATCATCGCCTCTTGGGATAGGACGGGGGATAGGTTGGACGGTGCGTGCGTGTGTTTACTCCCGAATGCCATCCGTTCTCTTCTAGCTAAGCACACACGAGTGACTTGTGCAGCCATGCGTCTCCCTAGGGAGGAGTATGCCTGCTTGCTCCAGGCAGTGTGGTGTTTGTTGATCACTGCTGAGTTGTGCATCAACTCTGCAAGTTGTTTCACTGTTTCTCCTTTACAAAGGAGAAACTTAAGGCTTTGAGAGGTCAAggggcttgcccaaggtctcGGGCAGTCGCGTAGTCAGTATCGTTGCCCTGGTCTGTCTGGTTCCAAAGTCCAATTCCCCTTCTGCTCCCACATGCCGGTGTGCCCGTGTGCATCCCTGGCCTGGCGCATGCGATATGTCGTCAGTGTGTTTTTCAGCTACCTTGCTGGTGTAGAGCTGCCATGGGATGAACCATACAGGCCATCTGTGCTCTTTGGTCAGGCAACTATTTCCCATTTAGCGGCCACACTCTTCTGTAGTTTTAGAATCAGTGAGAGCAAACTTTCCTCCTTGTATTAATGGATCTGGGACCCAAGAGCAACACTCTTTGCTCCCGGGTAGTCACAGCGTGCGGCGCGTGTCTGGTTGGGGTGCTGGGATGGGCGGCGTGTGGATCCCTTTCCGTGCCTCTCTGTCCTTTTACAGAAGTCCATCCACTACTGGGTGTGAAGGGGGATGGCAAATCCAAGAAGAAGCAAGCAGGCCGGCCTAAAGGAtcaaaaggtaaagagaaagatTCTCCATTTAAACCGAAACTCTACAAAGGGGACAGAGGTTTACCTCTGGAAGGATCAGCGAAGGGTAAAGTGCAGGCGGAGCTCAGCCAGCCGTTGACAGGTAAGGACACACTGGGAGCGCTGTCTGGCTTGCTTCGTGGCCTTGCTTTGTACAGCCCCTGACTCCATTTAACTGCAGcgttctttccctccttctctccttttcccagtgGCAGACATTCTCTGAGTTTCAGGCTGCTGCCAAGGGCAGGCAAAACCAGATTTGGCTTAATTCAGTGGCTCTTAACCTTGGGTCTGTAAATAGGTTTCAGGGGATCTATATTCCCCTGATATTATATGCAAAACATCGTGTGAATATTTTTGTGGGAAAGATGCCCATAGCTTTCATCAGATTCCTGTAGGAATCCGTGAGCCCCGAAAGGGTAAGAACCCCtggtttaattcatttctttgcctctgtttgcttccaggtttttgttttgttttgcctgaaATGAAAGAGCCAGACAGATAACCAGAAGTGTATAAAGCTTGCTTTATGCAGCCCTAGCTGTTTGTAGcgttttgtctttctttaaactGTTCACATCCCAGAGgtgggggttctctctctctccgtagTCCAGAAGCAGTGACAAAGCTGTCTGTCAGTAGTCCCGTCACGTTGAGGAAGAAGGTGAGATGGTTTTCCAAATAGGATGAGATTGCCACAAAAGACCGCAACCATATCTGTGTAGCTTCTTAATTCCTAAGCCTTTGAAACTTACTGAGTTTTCTCACTTTGCTTGAGGGAGGAAATTTTGggggggatggagaacaatcttaATTTCCTGTCAAATACTTGCGAATGCAGGCCAAATGGTCTCTTGTTTGGAAAATAGTAATCAAATTAGAGTCCATTTCTATTCAGACATGACTGGGTTTTGGAAAACGTATGTATGAGCATCGCCTTAGTGCAGGCAGTGCTCTAGATTCCCTGTGGCTAGGTCAGGAGACTCAGAGGCAGGGCTGATAAACTGTCAGTGGTTGTATTCAGATTTTATTCCTcaggcttaaaaatttttttttaaaaattgttttttaacgtttattcattttttgatagacagagacagagggtgagtgggggagaggcagagggagagggggagacagaatctgaagcgggctccaggctccgagctgtcagcacagagccagacgcggggctcgaactcacaaaccgcgagatcatacctgagccgaagtcagccgcttaactgtcTGGTGCGTCAGGCACCCGCCCCATCCtctggctttaaaattttaactccaGCGTGTGACCCCAGCTGTGCTGGCGTGACACGCTACTACAACGTGGAACAGAGTTCCTTGTTTGAGGTACACCTTCAGTCAGTTGATCGTGATGAACATGAGTTCTCTTCCGTAGAGAAGCTGAAGCAGAATTACTCACTTTGAGTATTCCGCCTCACGCGCTAGATTTAGATGTTCCGTTTTCACAGCCAACGCGTGGCACTGACAGCAGCATTGTTTCCCCAACAGCGCTAT harbors:
- the RBBP5 gene encoding retinoblastoma-binding protein 5 isoform X1, with translation MNLELLESFGQNYPEEADGTLDCISMALTCTFNRWGTLLAVGCNDGRIVIWDFLTRGIAKIISAHIHPVCSLCWSRDGHKLVSASTDNIVSQWDVLSGDCDQRFRFPSPILKVQYHPRDQNKVLVCPMKSAPVMLTLSDSKHVVLPVDDDSDLNVVASFDRRGEYIYTGNAKGKILVLKTDSQDLVASFRVTTGTSNTTAIKSIEFARKGSCFLINTADRIIRVYDGREILTCGRDGEPEPMQKLQDLVNRTPWKKCCFSGDGEYIVAGSARQHALYIWEKSIGNLVKILHGTRGELLLDVAWHPVRPIIASISSGVVSIWAQNQVENWSAFAPDFKELDENVEYEERESEFDIEDEDKSEPEQTGADAAEDEEVDVTSVDPIAAFCSSDEELEDSKALLYLPIAPEVEDPEENPYGPPPDAVQTSLMDEGASSEKKRQSSADGSQPPKKKPKTTNIELQGVPNDEVHPLLGVKGDGKSKKKQAGRPKGSKGKEKDSPFKPKLYKGDRGLPLEGSAKGKVQAELSQPLTAGGAISELL
- the RBBP5 gene encoding retinoblastoma-binding protein 5 isoform X2 — encoded protein: MNLELLESFGQNYPEEADGTLDCISMALTCTFNRWGTLLAVGCNDGRIVIWDFLTRGIAKIISAHIHPVCSLCWSRDGHKLVSASTDNIVSQWDVLSGDCDQRFRFPSPILKVQYHPRDQNKVLVCPMKSAPVMLTLSDSKHVVLPVDDDSDLNVVASFDRRGEYIYTGNAKGKILVLKTDSQDLVASFRVTTGTSNTTAIKSIEFARKGSCFLINTADRIIRVYDGREILTCGRDGEPEPMQKLQDLVNRTPWKKCCFSGDGEYIVAGSARQHALYIWEKSIGNLVKILHGTRGELLLDVAWHPVRPIIASISSGVVSIWAQNQVENWSAFAPDFKELDENVEYEERESEFDIEDEDKSEPEQTGADAAEDEEVDVTSVDPIAAFCSSDEELEDSKALLYLPIAPEVEDPEENPYGPPPDAVQTSLMDEGASSEKKRQSSADGSQPPKKKPKTTNIELQGVPNDEVHPLLGVKGDGKSKKKQAGRPKGSKAGGAISELL